Part of the Periophthalmus magnuspinnatus isolate fPerMag1 chromosome 23, fPerMag1.2.pri, whole genome shotgun sequence genome, GAAGGAGCATTTTCATCTAGGAAATCCTCTCCATGTGGAGGAAGCGCTGGAGGCTCTTCATAAAGCACCTCCTCCTGCATACAAGCTCAAAACTATAATTCCAGGAAAGGTCGAGGCAGATTCTGATCCCACTCATAGGGTCAATAAAGCACAATTCAAGTTCATTTCAATTTGTTACCTCTGGCTCTTCCTGTATCTCTATGTCGTGGGTGTGGTGGTCGTCGTCGTCTTCTTTGGCATACACAGCTGAAGCTTGTGGAGGAAGAGATTTCTCCTCTATGCTTATTTCCtgaaacaagcaacaagtttttATCCTTACTGCATTTAGATTTTGTGGCTCATAGATTGGATAGTAAAGTTGGGTAGAGGTCAAGGAGAGACATTTGACCAGTAGTCAATATTGGGAACCAATGTCACGACACCAAGGTATTTTGGCCCAAAGTTTAAACAACACAGGTAGTTTGGGCTAGGTTTGGGCCAGTAAATCTTTACTTATTTATTCTTGTAGTTGTATTAATGACAGCACTATAAGGTCCAGGTGAATTACCTGCAGACGCTGTTgggcctcctccctctctctggctTCTCGCGCTTGCCTCCTTGCTCGTTCTTCCTCAgctttctttctgttttcttcATCGGATGCTTTGGCCATGCTCTCAAAACGTGCCTTAAGTTTACCCGCACCAACACTCGCTGAATCATACACAACATGGCATTAATATTGCATAAAGTATTTCTgacaaaaaggacaaaatatcTAAGTGTCTATTTACATgtttccacaggcactgtcttCTCATAAGCAGAAGTAGGAGAGTCAATATCTGTGTAGCCAGTTGCGCTCTGAAGTACATATGATAGTTATATGatttattatataaaatatacattcagtgcattttaaaatattaatgtaGTGATGTGTTGAAGATGCTGACTTTATCCATGCGGTCTGCTTGTACTCCATATCGACCTCCAAATCCCGCTGAATAATCTGGAAAAGTGAAATCAATGAATAGCAAATTAAGGCTCGTGTACCTGTGCCCTCTAAAAGTAGCCATTTATCCTACCTTTTTGTGATTGATGCTTTTCGGTTTCAGCCTTATAATCAAACCCCAAGGCAGATTTGTCTACTTTTTCCTTCTCGATTCCAAATCTTCCGCCAAACCCCTTTGAATAATCTGGTGAAAACAGTAAGAAATCATAGCCAACAGAAGGACTCTGATTTCTTAACTACCATATTTACCTTTTTGTGATTGATGCTTCTCTGTATCTCCTTTGTAGTCATATCCAAGGGCAGCCTTATCCACTTTATCCTTCTCCACACCAAATTTCCCTCCAAAGCCTTTAGCATAATCTGCCATTAgaacaaacatgtaaatatacCCATTGTTGTTACAGCATTAACTTTTGAAATGGATATTCTTCACCTTTCTGTGACTGATGCTTCTCTGTCTCGCCTTTATAGTCATATCCCAGAGCAGCTTTATCCACTTTGTCTTTTTCTACTCCATATTTCCCCCCGAAACCCTTAGCGTAATCTAAAATGCATTGTTATTATTTCCAGTGATTATAATAATACCGTTTCGTGTTTTGATGATTCAGATACCTTTCTGGGATGCATGTTGTTGCACTTCTCCTTTATATTCAAAACCCAAAGCTgactaaagtaaaaaatataggtCATTATTTACTATTTGATAATGTATATAAATTGATTTTATTCTGACCTCATCAACACGGTCTCTCTGAACTCCAAATTTCCCACCAAATCCTTGTGATGCGTCCTTCTGTGAGGAATGCTGCTGCACATCTGCCACATAGTCGTGTCCCAGAGCGACCTTCATTAAAGCAAatgataaattaaataaaagtcaagACAAGAACAAATTATGTTAAGACTGCAGTACAAGCCTTGTCCATTCGATCTTTTTCCACCCCAAATTTGCCTCCATAACCGTAGGAGGCTTTGGGAATGTGTTCTTTCTGCTTCACCCGTTCATGCTCCACCACCACTTTCTGTCTGAGGTCTGCAACACTGTcaatacatgtttaaaagttGTATAATAGGAGCCTATGAACATTTAGGCCCTGCTAATTCTTATATAATAAAGCTGTGTGTGCACATCAGGTTTCAAAACCTGATGATGGCATGATGACGTggcataataaaataaaattaaagccaTTTAATAGAACCTTACTATGTTTGCACCCCTTTGAAACTTGAATGCACCCTCAGTCACTTTGGTGTATGGAATGGTGAATGGAAATACCTATTATGATGCCAtatgtaaaactataaacttcaccaaaactgTCAAACTATGGAAAAAGCAAGGTGTTTTGAAAAGATAACTGTGTGAGATTTTCTTAGAACAGTAATTCAGACATTAATGCAGTAACAATATTTTTGTAGTTAATACTTGCATCAAAAGACGGAGTGTGTGAAGGATAACGGTTTAATTGGCACATGCTAGAAGATCTGTGAAGTTTAATTTCTTTCTCTGTTCTGCCAgtactttaaatacatttagtgGGCCTACAGATATGAGTGATGTCGCATAGTTCTGTAGTTTCCTTATTAGGGCAGATTTGTTGACTTACTTCTGCTCTCTTCACTTCCTCTTCCTATTGCAGTACATTACCACAATGGCCTATATATATTCTACCTTatgatatattttaacaatagcCCCTCACCTTATGTGCTCTTTACGCCCTGAACCTTCGATGGTCTTTGCTCCCcatctctgctcctgctctgtaATGTCATTCTACAAAAACAAGGTACACAAGGTAAACAAGAGTATCAATGTTCAAtccaaagtacaacatttattttaaagttaccTCAAAATCAGGGTCCGTCTCCCAATCATCTCCATCCCCTGTGGTCTCCTTTTCTTTCACATCATGGCCTACTAATGATTTCCACATTTCTAAAAGAAACAGATCATCACACAAAGTAGGCAAACCACACTTGTGCCTTATGCACTCACTGTTACATTTGAATTACACtttcatgaaaacaaaaatacaagtcTGCAACATTTCCTTTTAGCACTCATTGTTTTCACTGTAATTATACTttcattttttatgcttttttaagTTCTACAGGCCTAATATTGCTGCGTAAACCCTACGAAAAACCTACCACAAGTCTGCTGGACACCACTTTCGATGACAATTAAGATAAATGAGTTGTGTCAATTCAACAAAACACCGAACCATAACCTacctttaaactgtcagcaagcCAGGAGGTGTCTGAGATCAATCACTTTGTCAAATCTAGTCAAGCTTTTACTATTTGTGATGGGCGGTGTGATGGGGCGCGCAGTCTGACACGGTTACGCACGAAGTAATTCATTCACGTGTCATTACTCACCTTCGACACATGGGGTCAGAAGCGTTCTCCAAATTTGTAGGCCTACTAGTAAAATTGGCAGATATTTTAAAAACGAAATTAAGACAAGAGAGCCAGACTATATTctttaacacataaaaatacCCTTTATTGGTTTTAACGGCAGCagtattttaataaaatcatACCAGAATGTTTATGGGTTATTTAATTCATCTGTTGGATGTTTACAAGCTAGTTAATACACAGGAATGCCCAGTAATTACACAATTAATTAATAGTACAACAAACCCATTACTGTAAAAGTTAATTTGAATAACCATTTAAGCACGGTTATGTCTGGTTTCATACAGCCCTTTGATAGTTgcaatgtacagtaaaaatgtatttgggaaGAATCATTAATTATCACTACTTCAGTCTCTCACATTTGAGCCAAACAAACTACATCAGTGTAGTCCTTACAAAATTGGTCCAATAAAACAATGATTGCTGGAAATACTTTGTAATCTATCTACTATAACATTATATGAGCAGTGTTCCCTGGTAAAATGCTGCCTTAATTGGAAAGTATAAAGTAACTTAAAAAGAATGTCATTGCACTGTGCTCCATTCTTTGTGCATAAAATGagcaaaagagaaagagaccGGACGAGAAAAACATGTCCCAAACCCTTAAGTCATTAACATAAAGTGACCCTTTTATATCAAGTGTTAAGGTTTAAAAGGCACAGGAACACTCCTATAGCCACAATACTTCTCTCAATATCTACACATTCCTTTCAAGTTGAAGGAAAATTTACAACTTAGTCCCTTTCTGACTCCCGCTTACCTTAAAAATGTATCACAGCTGTTAAGAGAAATTAAGTTAAAAATCAAATGACAAATCAAATTCATACTAAACATCTACAGCATAAACTTTGGCTACAGGTAAAATTAGATTTCAAAGTGCAacatttgtgtgaaaaaaaaaaaaaaaatatgacttatgTTTTGACATAATCCCTGTGGCCCAACTGTCCCCTCAGTGAAAAGGCTTTTAGAGGTATCCCCCGAGGCAGAGTAACAGCAGGACATGCACCGTGAGCAGGTAGAGGCTGAACAGAAGAGGGGTGCGCTGTCGAGAGCAAAATGCCACTCTTAGCATGCGCAGCAGGCCTGGGCCAACTCTCCGTGTCTGCAGAAAGGAACAACACATGATATGAACAACACACGGGCCATAAGTCTTCATAAAGGCAGAGGTTGTAACGACAAATGAATGGCTTCACTTACTCGTGTGACAGCTCCTTCTGGTGGTTCAATAAAGACTGTAGTTTCAGAGGGATCGTCTTCCAGTGCCAAGTTCCATTTAGCTTGACTgtgacaaaaatattatatatattatatatatttcatctACATGATAATCATGCAGATGAAAGAGTGCATTCAACAAATAGTACTCAGTTGCAATtagagtgtgtatatatacacgcacacacacatatatatatatatatatatatatatatgtgtgtgtgtgtgtgtgggtgtgtgggggtgtgtgtgtgtgtatacatacatacagaaaaTTTGGAGTTCTTACCGACTCAGACGATCTTGTGTGGCCTGCAACTGCTCCTCAGCAGCTATCCTTTGCTGAGTCTCTCGATCTAATCTGATGTGAAATTTTACAGTTGGCTTTAAAGAGTAAgatgtttaaatttaaatcttGTAGACAGTTTTGTTTGAGTAGTACCTCCGCTGCAGCTTCTTGACCTCTTCCAGATTGGCGTGGGCCTCTATAGCAGAGGATTTCTGTTGTGGGGCCCCAGGAGCACCATCCTCTGCTCCCTATCACAATTATACCAATAACACTATCATAATAACATaaccatgttttaaatgtagaatatacACTCTAGAGGAACAACAGGTTAACCATACCTGTCTTTGATAGTGTTCTTCTTGGATTTGTGGTTTCCTGTGTTGAACTTCCTCTAGCATAACAGCAAGATGGCGCAGTTGTTGGTCTCTTTCTGAGAGCGTGGCAAGAGTCTGCTGCTTTAGCTGCTCGGCTTGAGTCATCATATCCAACCGTTCCATACTGAGAaaattaaatacacaaataattaCTTTTTGCCTTGGTTCAATACAAGATAACAGGTATAATCATTCAAACGTACTGTAGTGCATCGATTTCCTGCTTGCCCACTTTGACAGCATTTTCCAGCTCCTTAATGACTCCTAGCAGATCTttgttcctctccttctcctcaaaAAGCTCCTGACTGACTTTAATCAGCTCTCCTGCACCCAGCCGGGATAGCTCTGACTTTTGCTTTTTGAGCTCTGAGGATTGTGATTCAAGTTGCTCCAGCTGAGGAGAAACACTCATTTAAATTGGGTATTAGCAAAGGCTAATGGCAAAATATTCAATacaaatttaaagtttaaaaaaaaatataagatATAAGTATTAAAACTGTGCATGGTATATCAACACTGTAACTCACCAATCGTTCCCTGTCATTCTGCAGGGCCTGCAGAGCATTTTTCAGACCCCAGACTTCCCCAGTAGATCCAGTGGAGTTGGTTAATCCACTTTGTGCTGCGTGGCTGCCTGCTCTGCTGAGCTCTTCCACTTTCAGACTCAGTTCCTGTGCCTTATTTAGAGCCTGGTCTCTGCTGTCTTGAAGCGAGGCCATGGCTTTTGCAAAGGACTGTTTCTCTGCTGTCAGCTGTGTGGTGACTTCTTTCTCCTCCAGTAGCTTCTGTTCAACAGCCAGTAGGTCCCGTGCCAGCTCTGCGACTCTTTCCTGTGCACTCTCAGATTCTGTGCGCATCACACCTTCCTCCCATTTTAGCTCTGCAAGCTCTTTGCTCTTGATCTCCTGTGCTTCCCTCTCTGTGAACAGAGTATCCTCCAGGTCTTTCACCTGTTTTCTTGCAGCTTGTAGCTGCTCCCTGAGCTTCTCCACCTCCGCTCCTGGAGCATCCACCACCTGAAAAGGTGTTTTGGTCTCAGCAGCCTGACTAAGACTCTCCTTCTCCAGTCTAACGTGCCTGTCTGTGTCCCTGGCCACACTCAGACTCCTCAGTTGGTTCTCCA contains:
- the hcls1 gene encoding src substrate protein p85-like isoform X2 — its product is MWKSLVGHDVKEKETTGDGDDWETDPDFENDITEQEQRWGAKTIEGSGRKEHISVADLRQKVVVEHERVKQKEHIPKASYGYGGKFGVEKDRMDKVALGHDYVADVQQHSSQKDASQGFGGKFGVQRDRVDESALGFEYKGEVQQHASQKDYAKGFGGKYGVEKDKVDKAALGYDYKGETEKHQSQKDYAKGFGGKFGVEKDKVDKAALGYDYKGDTEKHQSQKDYSKGFGGRFGIEKEKVDKSALGFDYKAETEKHQSQKDYSAGFGGRYGVQADRMDKSATGYTDIDSPTSAYEKTVPVETSSVGAGKLKARFESMAKASDEENRKKAEEERARRQAREAREREEAQQRLQEISIEEKSLPPQASAVYAKEDDDDHHTHDIEIQEEPEEEVLYEEPPALPPHGEDFLDENAPSLPPRSALDEAEDEGEYEDLSEPPPPSSQLTEDENDYEDLTHGLKAKAIYDYQGEADDEISFNPEDIITNVEMIDEGWWKGHCHGRIGLFPAAYVELIQ
- the hcls1 gene encoding src substrate protein p85-like isoform X1, which gives rise to MWKSLVGHDVKEKETTGDGDDWETDPDFENDITEQEQRWGAKTIEGSGRKEHISVADLRQKVVVEHERVKQKEHIPKASYGYGGKFGVEKDRMDKVALGHDYVADVQQHSSQKDASQGFGGKFGVQRDRVDESALGFEYKGEVQQHASQKDYAKGFGGKYGVEKDKVDKAALGYDYKGETEKHQSQKDYAKGFGGKFGVEKDKVDKAALGYDYKGDTEKHQSQKDYSKGFGGRFGIEKEKVDKSALGFDYKAETEKHQSQKDYSAGFGGRYGVQADRMDKSATGYTDIDSPTSAYEKTVPVETSSVGAGKLKARFESMAKASDEENRKKAEEERARRQAREAREREEAQQRLQEISIEEKSLPPQASAVYAKEDDDDHHTHDIEIQEEPEEEVLYEEPPALPPHGEDFLDENAPSLPPRSALDEAEDEGEYEDLSEPPPPSSQLTAEDENDYEDLTHGLKAKAIYDYQGEADDEISFNPEDIITNVEMIDEGWWKGHCHGRIGLFPAAYVELIQ